In Chanos chanos chromosome 14, fChaCha1.1, whole genome shotgun sequence, the sequence actgactttttgtctgttctcttaCCACTAGCCCTGTCAAACCACGACCCTGTGGAAGATGACGTGTTAGATGCCGGATGCTTATTGGAGGCTCTTAGACTCTACAGGTGGCATATCAGTTCCTTTGAGGAGCAGGTAAGTCATCcctttttgcccccccccccgagagaGCAAAAACCCTCCCGAtgcagctgtttgttttaatttgaggATCAAtgacaggttgttttttttttgttgttgttgttttttttgcatattgtTGTAGGACGCACACGAACTCTTTCATGTTCTTACCTCTTCCCTTGAGGAAGAGAGGGACCGGCGACCCCGCGTCACCCATCTGTTCGACATGCAGTCTCTTGAGGTAACAGCGCAGTGCAGTAAACAAACTTCACCGGCTCTGTTTGTATTAGGATGAATCTCCTGTACTCAGCTGATCCTTTAAGATTCTGACTTCGGCTGGAGGActaagtataaaaaaaaaaaaaaagcctgttgtgtaaaagccacacacacacacacccacatagaATGACCtagttttattcttttaaaatgtcttagTCTTGTTTATAAAATGTCGAGGCTTACTGTTATGCTCTGGCTGAAACAGTTTAGGcataatgaatgtgttttatttcagtgagcATATGCCTGGTGTCTTtgcgtgtgtctttgtatcAAGCTTCTTGTGGAATTTGTTTGCTTCAGTCTCTCCTGGAAGAGgagagttttctgtttttttctttaaactttggtggagccttttcttttcttttcttttcttgtaacACAATAACGTTGAATTTAGtttcttgtgttttctgtacCAGGGTTCTCTGGAGTCCAGTGAGAAGAGCATAACCTGTAGGAGCCGAGGTAAAacctcttaaaaaaacaaaaaacaatcacagtctGAGAACAGTACGGTAATGGAGAACTTGATTCACTGATAGttaattttaattatttaagggggttttttttggtttttttaaggACCGCTTCATCCCATTCCGAGCCTCTGGAGAACCCAGCATCCTTTCCATGGACGGTTAACCAGCTACATGGCCTGCAAGCACTGTGAGCTCCAGGTAAGTTCTCCATTTCCGCATCTGACGGTACCAGCAGGTCCAGATCCAAACTACCCGCCTTAACGAAGGGCGTTGAGGAGTGATGCGTTGATCTCTTCCGATGGCATCATTAACGTTCTGCTCAAGTGAGTAAGATGCTTCAACTTCTTTGATGCGAGAGCGTTGGAACATGCTTTCTTCGTCAAAACCACAAAGGAAATTTgtcactgtttatttgaaaaagctttaaaaacacagttgCGTAATCtcccattgaaaaaaaaaaaaaaaaaaatgatgtcaaaaTTGGGTTATTTCTGgttgtgttaatgctgtgtaaTGAAAAGAAATCCGTGTTGCCAAGCCAACGCCCTTCCTGCTGAGACGCTGAGTCAAAGTGTCATCGTTGCAATGGTGTTTTCAGtaacagtctgactgaatgaGGCCTGAGacgacttctttttttttttcttttttttttataaatagaaCTTATTTCTGTAAGGAAGGGAGCCTTGCAAGAGCAGTTTGAATTGTTCACCAGTGAAAGTAGTGAGCGAAATGGTCCAGTTTTGATCTGATTGCTGAAGCCTGATAGATTTTGAATGCTCACTCTAACGGGTCGTGTTTGTCCGTAGAGTCCGGTTCGGTACGATTCCTTtgacagtctgtctctgtccatcccTTCACCTCAGTGGGTAagttcagaaacaaaaaaagctccTCAGTGTTCTCGGTTGGTTTTACCGTTAGTGggtttttaaattattatcattattgctgttgttgttgttgttgttattattattattattattattattattattattattattatttttccattgAACGACAAGTTCTGAGCAAAAGGTTACTCtcgaaacaaaaaaatcataacaCACAACAGCGACAAAACACAGAGCCTTTTAAAAACCGATGACAAAACTGGCATTTGAAAAACCAAAGCCTTTTGGTTACCAGAACTGTAGATATTTTCGCATGAATGTGCATAACTGAGGTTCCACAGGAACCTTCaccatacatgtgtgtttttcattttctcagggGAGGCCCGTCACTCTGGACCACTGCCTCCAGCATTTCATCTCCTCAGAGACCATTAAAGAGGTGGAGTGTGAAAACTGCACCAAGGTAGCCCATGAATCTGATGGTTTTaatgaactgattttttttgggggggggggtcacagtttatttttcagtaaatgACAGGAAAGTCTGGTCTGTGTTATGTCTTTGGCTTCAGattgttaatgtgtttgtgaatttcACCCTTCATTTAGCTTGATGTGTAAGATTCTCACTTTAATCTTGAATGAGGTGGAGTAAAAATGACCTTTGCGTGTGACGGAGTTTGTTTTGCCTCACTAAACCGAGGACTGAAGGTTCAGCTCTGAGTCATTATCATCGATGTTTCTGTAGAAAAAAGCGGGTGAGCTGGTAAACGGAGTCCTAGAGAGCCAAAGGACAACTTTTATCAAACAGCTGAAACTTGGAAAGGTATTTACATCTCAGTAATTATTTATAACTACTTTTACTCATATCAAACGGATACTACACCAGACTGGGGTTGAGATGATTACTTAAAGTATTTGAATAACTAGAGTCTGTCCCAAAGACCACAAACAAATTTCCTGTGTCTTGTATCTTTTTCTACTGAAGTTACAAAAATTCAAACAGGTCTGAATACATTGAAGCGACACCCGTCCACGGCACATAAAAACTTTGCAGAGGTTTCATGAGAACTGACGTTTATTTCTCCTGTTCGTGAAGAAAGCAAACGTAACATGGAAAAGGAGTGTtgaagagacacagacagggctcGGTCATTCAAAAACTTCCCGTAATTGTTTTAGCTGGTCTAGGTATACTTTGTTTACTTGTTCGTGTGTTGTAAAAATCAGTCTGCTCTTGTCCTATAATGACGCATGTCATCCATACTTAcctgagtgtcttttttttttttttttgtctcttcccTCTTGCCGTAGctccctcagtgtctgtgtattcACCTGCAGAGGCTTACCTGGTCTAACGAAGGGACGCCCATTAAAAGACAAGAGCATGTGCAGTTCACAGAGTACCTGTCTATGGACCGGTACAAACACAACAGCGCCACCTACAGGCCACAGCTCGCCAATGGCACTGCCAAAGCCACTGGTACAGAGAGCAGCGGAGAGGACAAAGTCACTGCCAATGGAATAGGTAAGACACAGTACATTTTAAAGACCTTTTGATGCAGTGAATATTCATGTTGTGTATTTCCTGTGTAAGAGGTATCTACATctagatatacatatattataGATTAAGACTTTTGGTTGAACAGGTCTGAGGCAAGGCATTGCCACAGCTTCTTGAAATGGTAAATTTTTGAAATCATGAACTATCTGTGCTCAATTCTCTCGTTGTCAGTTTTCAACCTtgctaatttttcttttctttttttttttttgtctgaatgcTTATGTTGTCATTGACAGATCCGGAGCATTGTAACAATAACAAACCTTTGTCCAATGGGACCTGTCCTCCACTCTTTCTCCCAACACCCACAATAGGCTCTCAGTTCAACCTCACATATGACTACAGGTAAGTCAACATTtcatatgcatgcacacgcattcTCTCACATAaccatgcgtgtatgtgtgagagagagagagagacagagttttacATTTGCTAATCGTAcagacccacaaacacacacacacacacacacacacacacacacacacacacacacccttgcacacatacaaacagcaaCTTTAACTTTGCCTAGTCACTAGTTTCTTAGTGGAGATACAATTTTGGTTCTGCGGATTTTATTTGATTcatggaaacagaaaaaaaattgaatactGACAACCAAACAATAATTGTGGATCATAAGGAGTCGGcagaacactgtctctctctctctctccctgtctctctctctatctctgctcATTTCACCTTTTCAAACGAATCAGTTGAACTTTGACCTGACaaacctctctcctccttctcccgtCAGCTCGTCCGAGTACCTCTTCCGGCTGACGGCTGTCCTGGTTCACCACGGCGACATGCACTCCGGACACTTCGTCACGTACCGCCGCTGCCCGCCCCCGCCCCGCGGGGCCTCCGCCTTCAGCTCGCAGTGGCTCTGGGTGTCGGACGACTCCGTGCGCAAAGCCAGCCTGCAGGAGGCGCTGTCCTCCAGCGCTTACCTGCTCTTCTACGAACGGGTGCGGACGCCGGGGCTCTGTGCCGGGGAATAGGCCGAGAACTCCCCCGGCTGTCTCAGCGAACGCGtcatccatgtgtgtatgtgccacagaaaaaaaaaaacctagaatTTTGTCCCCCCCTAGGGAAGTTCCCCTCTGGCACCAGTCGTCCATCAGTCCCACGATCTGTCCTGTCGATTGTGTTGTATCTGAACTCTCTGATGGAGGTGGATGGAGAGCCGCGTCGCCGGGGATCCAGGAGCTGCAGTTTTAGACCGGCAACGTCGAGCCAGTTGTTTGGATCCTCCGCTAGGTTTTGAACGAATGGCAACCACGTTGGCCCTGACTCTGACCCAAACGCTTACCCTGACGCTGATCTCGAAAGGACGGATTCAGGAGCGAAAAGCTGGGCGTGAACTTAGTCGATCTAAGATTGTGGCTCAAGGGTAAGAGCTACGCCAAAACCTGCTGGCGTAGGGCGTAGTTCTTCGGGGCGAGGGAACCGGAGGGAATTTTCTGTCTCGGGTCATGTCTTTCAGATAGCACcgagtctgtttcttttttctttttctttttttaaattcccgTCGTGTGTGTGGCATGTATTCTCTTGCCATTCTCTttaacactcttttttttttgaggagcattctcattctctttgcatgaagctgaaaaaggaaaaaaaaagaaaaaagaaaagaaacctcTGAACTGATGAGAACGTGGAGGATTCCTAGCTGCTAGGACTTGTGGGGATCCAAAATGTTGGTCTCAGTCAGCgcatgagaaaagagaaggccTCCGATTTTGGATTTTTCACCCGGCGCCAGCTCGGGAGTGGTTGCCcaggttgtcatggtaaccaaGGTTTGGGATCAGTGGTCTGTAATGGGTCgtctttcttttggttttgtttgttttttttcccccattagtttgtttgtttgttttggtttttttgaggGGGTGAAAAGAActgagacaaaaataaacatttttgttgtattatcgtatgtcagtctgtcagacttgatcagaaactgaaacataTTTTGTTATTAAAACTCCACTGCTCGGTTTGTGGTGAATCATGTTTCCACGGTAGCACGTTTGACGGAATGAATCTACTTTCCTGTAAGTCCTGTGTGGGTTCTGTTCAGAGGGTTTGTAaatcttttgggtttttgttcctgttaaCACATGCAACCATGCCTGTCTCCAGTACCAATGCAGCCCTTAACCTGCCTTCCCACAATTCTCTGAGGACCACCACTTGGCCATTGGAGGAGAGACTCAGATAAATAGTTTGAATAGCGATTGTAAATGGGCACACTCTTGTCTCTTGAATCTCCTTTCCTCCCCAAATTAAAATCTCACATCTCTACGTCCATTGCTGCAACATTTCATCCAAAATCAAATAATCAAGGTTGTGGACGGACTTTTGTAGTTGGACTCTACTCTGAAGTAGTCTCTCTTACATTCTAGTCTTCAGCAGATGATATTCAAAAAAACGTTTCATGGGATAGTAATTTCATtgacattttgttcattttatttcactaaCTGAATCATGCAGTAAGAggtttttgtatattttagGTCATAATCTCTCAGCGGTAGAGAGGGGAATCGTGTCGTTGTTTGTGCTAAAGGCATTTTCTGACTGTTGCAGTACACACCTACACTTTGTGATCTGTAATTTGAAGATTACCGAGTATTTTCTGTTTATGTACCATCTTTATACAGGAGTTAGCTGGTCTGTGTTAACAGTTAGCAATAGATAATAATTATCTTCCTTGGatcttaaaatattattttgtcattttccccCATTTATGCATATATAACACTGACAATATGCAGTGTCTTGAGAAATATGTCCATACTCATTGATCCAACTGTCAGACAAGCCAAAGAGCGTTTGAAAATACTTTTAAGTGTTTGAGGACAAaatttttcctctgctcttcaTGTAAGCCAGTTTCACTCTTTTCTGGCCTAACCTTCTGCCCAAGTATTATACCGAGGAAGCTACTGGAGATGTAATTTTTATCCCTGGCCATTTGCActaatgtatatttttattatatgaatgtgtgtatgattttCCGGATGTGCTTAGAATGTTTTCTCAAAGttaatttatgaaaaataaaataaataagtaaaaccTATGCTTAAAagtttgggagtttttttttccactgctttcacgctcagtgttttagtgtggtttaaaaaaaaatgttactgcTTCTAAAACAATGGATGAACTCAACATATATTTTTCCCTAAAGGAAAAATTGCTGTCAGTGAATATGAGCCGGATTCGGAGCAGGTTCACAGCTGCACGCCCAAATATTTAAGTAAATCAATATCAAGTCAGTAGTCCTTTCCCAGTGAGTATCGTTAAAATGTCTCACTACACTGACAGTCCCAGGGGTGCATGTGGGTAAAAATCATCCCCTAAAATGGTAAAATACAAACTGTCAGTCGAAGAAGTGATTTCAGATTTCGACTCACGAGAATATGAAAGCATTATACTTTAGTACTTCAACTTAAATAATTCTAAAATGGACAACAGAGCGAACATGTTGGacttacaacacaaacaacggATAAATGACGAGGGTTATGATTTTATATGCATAACAGCAGGTCCTGACACACTTCTTTGGACTGTGGTTGAAAGACTGAATTAAACGTGAGCTCTGTAACTCAGCTGTCGCGCTGAAATGTGACGAATATTGAGTGATATGAATGTGACGAAGCTATTATTGCGAATCACCTAGTTTTGTTTAGCATCTCATCTCCAAGACAACGGTCAATAACAGCACAAGGAGAGGTTGGCAAGACGCTGTGCTTTGTAGAAAACTTCTATcccaatttattttctgtaaaaacGTGACTGTTTAACACACTGAATTTGGAGGTCACAAGTGTCATAGCTAATTTTTGTGCCggttctgttatttttttctacTGAGTGAATTCGAGCTAGCTGCCCTTCAGGGAAGCCTCAGCAACTCCAGGTGGCTGCAGTAAAGACAAAGATCCGTTCCTTTATATGCGAAAGCAGGTAACTTTGGATACTAATACTAACACAGTTTCTATTATTTTAACCTCAGAAACGTTTGTTCCTTTATCATCACGTTCTCTTCTTATTCTACAGGTTGCTTTCGTCTTTGCAACAAGTCGGAAATGGAGAGGACTCGTGTTGGAGTGGTCAGAGAGTCCATGTTGGCTAATCCGCTTTTAATTAGGGTAAGGTTTCCTCACaatatgttctgtttatttttagtgACAAAACAGCAAGCCAGGACAAAAACTGTTTAAACCGCCGCCAGTTTTGTCACCAACATAACTGGCTTTGCGTATATGGTATGTTTCCTCAGGTAGACGCTTATCCATTAATGTTGCTCATAAGGGAAGATGCTGTAAAAATAATTAAGAcacaaaatgatttaaaagtAATCGTTTCCTACTGTCAATTAAGTTAAAATAGACTGTTACTTAAATTGGGGCGTTAATATATAACtaccaccagagggcagcacCATCCTTTTTGTAGTCCCTCATGAAACTCAATACACAGTTTTTGAACAATGTTTGGTAGGGTAACCTGTATTATGAATTATGCTGTGTCTGGTTTTAAGTATATTGTAGCACTACAACAAAATTTGCCACTGCTCCAAACCATTCTACTGAAAACTTAAAGACGCGTCCACTCGCTGTGGTTATTGCTGTCAAACTAACATTATTCgataaaacattttacatttaacagCAGTGTGTTGTAACAGGgtgattcttcaactatggtcatttttgtgtccctggaaggaataaaaaaacaagaaaaacatttctgcatttttatttttgtcacacttaCCTGACACCAAGAGGaacttataaaaaaataaataatagctcagtcattaattttattatacaataagaggccttttatgtatggtttttaCTATATTGCCTTTCTCCCTAAACCGGACTTTGGACCTTCAGCCATGCTTTATTTTGAtcttaatatttaaataatgttgagttcaaatgcaaattagacattaatgcctattttaattaaatatattgTGTGCTATaatatttattcacattttcttgtatttttcataaaaaaaaaaaccctgccccttgggttcactgtcatttccaccactcTGTACAAAATAGAATCCTGGGATCAttgttttagggtttgtatacttggtagccatagcaacagccactcaacaggggaacgcatggctggagaaaagagtgacctccaCAGGGggtaataaaaaaaggaaagatcaaggtaaatatgagttaaCTTGAGAGTATGTTTATTGGGTGTTATTTCCAAATAGCTCATATTTCAGatgaatgtaaaaacagctGGACCAATTTCCTTTaatgttgtgtattttgtgcatatttaatgctaattttaaaactgacattagcagGCTAGCatatgagattttaaaagaaatgtcatttccacaacagtcaTTTCCACTGCTGTGTTCATTGTGATAGAAAAGACATCTTGCGGTGGACATGACATTGCCAACGCTTAAAAGCAATTTAGTTGGCTTATAGTACTGAAGATGTAGCATATAAAATTCATAATTTATATATCATATGGTAGGGAAGTACAAAAAAATTCCAATACTGTTGGTCAACAAGAGTTGGATAGACAACAAAGTTcgacatcatctctctctctttaagatGGCACGCAAGACCCCAGCAGAGAGATCAAAATCATacagagaacaaataaaatcaaatccACTTCAATATCAGGAGTTcctcagaaaagacagagaaagatacctgaaaaaaaaaaaagcaacaaggTGTTGTTAAGTCTGTGtcagaaatgtcaaaaagagagcaaagaaCAATTAGGAGACAGTGGCAAACTTCTCAACAAAACAGACGCAGGAAGAGGCATCATACGGGATGTCGACTCTGACAGCTACGCTTTGGTGAAAACCATGAGTCGTGTTGGCAAAAACAGGTTCCTCTGGCCAATGGGAGACGATGTCATCTGAGGTTCTATTGGCATGTTTAAGTTGGACTGTTAGGCTAAATGTTTTGCTCTGGTTCAGCGCATAGAGAGCAGTGGAGAAGCAGTTTTCTGACTTTGGATTTAATACAAATTTGTGctttatgttttgattttttttttttttttaaagtaaaagttCCATTTCAAAATATGTGTAACTCAGTATCATTGTTCATTAATGCTGTCTGTCACAAATGTCATTTCCATCACATCCAGTCTTTTCCACCACACTGTGtcatctccatcacaacacaggtaaaacatacaaaaataacacatccacactgaTAATATTGTGTAGTTTTGGTAATTGTGTAGTTATGGTTAAGATATTTGTACATAATAAGAAAACCTATGATTTGTGCAATGTAAAAATTGACTGAGAGGTTTCAGTGACCCAGTTTTAAGCTTTTTCCATGTTAAATGTTGTAAAAGCATTACCTTCAAAAtcctaaaataataataataataataatatttatttagagcccaatatcactatttatagtctcaaagggctttacatgtctataacaaggtcaaatcaaaattatatcgaATTTATACATTTGGGCAGATAAGTGTGTGAAATACATTTGTAGCACAAGATATTTCGGTAGTTTTACttaataacacatttttttgtggTGTGATGGAAATGATGATTTTCTCTTAATGTTACGCTGAAACgccaaaaaatatatattatttaacaaaaatcATCACAGACACTATCAGGACGTGTTTCTACACAGAATGGACAAATAAACcatagcaatgcatttttacatatatttataaaaaaaagtttggttttCTAAAATTTTCCAGACCAAAATGCaccatagttgaagaatcacccaacagttgtgtgttgagatgtTGCACGATACGGTTGTCTAGCCGGAGTCTTCTATCTGCGAAACTTTATTTAACAAATTTACAGGAAGTTGTTACAGCAAGGTGTGTTTGGATGCCACCGTGATCTCGGTGGCATTTTTGAGACCCGAATCTTCCACGGGTGCtctgtttttgagttttgtgtggGAAAGCAGCAActtaacacagtgtcaaagaaGTAGATGACTTTTAAATGAACCCTTCAGAATCAACTCCATTTCCACCTTACGGATTAATGAGAGTACTTCTATCTCTGTCGCTGTTCTCTTTGGAGTCCATCACGAAATAAACCTTTTCTTGATTGAGCGTTCGAGCGAAGTCAAGTTAGTGCGGTCCAACTTCACATTCGCAAGCCACCGTCTTAGTTTAGTTAGCATATAGATAAGTGAGAGTGCAAAGGCGTGTCATGACAACTTGGTTTAATGAACCAAAGTGAGAGggattaaaatacaaaacacagggattgacagaaagagggagagggagagagagagggagagagagagagagagagagagggagagagagagagagagagagaaagagagagcgagagagagagagagggagagagagagagagaaaaagagagagaaagagagcgagaaagagagagagagaaagagagttcgCGCATTAGTTCGCGCATTAGCCCCAGACTTGTCAGGATTGCTACTTGATCGTCATGATTGCGGATCACACTTAGGCTCCTGcctttcatccctctctcctctcctctcctctcctctcctctcctctcctctcctctcctctcctctcctctctctctttctctcgccgTTCCCCCAGTGGCTTGGCTCAGCTCCCTGGGCCCTCCACGCGTCTCCTGGCCTGTCCCAGGTTCTCCATCTTCATCTCATTCTGCTTCAATTCAGTTCCATCATCTCTTCCAGTGGAGCAGAAGGGAGCATGAAATGAgcctgctcacctctctctctctctctctctctctctctctctctctttttgtgtgtgtgtgtgtgtgtgcatttgttctTCCTTTGTTACAGCTATTACttaaatattatgttttttaGGCTGCCACCCCTCCCTTCACACTCAGTCATTCAATCTTTGTTCTGCCAACACTCACGTGAATCAAAGGGACATGTcagagccctctctctctctctctctctctctctctctctctctctctctctctctctctctctctctctctggggttaTTTGCTATGCCCCCTTTGACTGAGGCAGAAAATGGGATTGCTGTATTTAAATAGCTATGATAATGAACTGTACTGTCTGTATATTCTTATAGTCCCATAAGGCCGAGGATTAGGGTGTTCCTTTATATTGTTAGCAGATTTGCTGCAGTCTGGAACAACGGCAGAGTCATCTGTGAGGATTTGGGCTTTTGTTAGGTTGGCGTTGCCTGATGtccctctgttttgtttttgttgtttttttttttcttttctttttctcatgaaGTTTTTGAGTCTTTCTGGCTTGGATAATGGTTCAGCAAAGACTCGTCTGGATCCCGGGGCTGTGTTTGACCACAGCAGTTTAAGGCGCTCACATGTTTTTACAGAAACACTAAAATTTACACAACAAATTCTCCAAATCTGAGATTAACTCTAAAAGTGGCAGAGCAACTCTAACAATGTAtggatataaaataaaataatcataaacTACTCGAATAATAAgtaactttatgcaaatgagttATGTAAAGTGACCAGAGCCCATATGTAGTCTGTTAAA encodes:
- the usp30 gene encoding ubiquitin carboxyl-terminal hydrolase 30 isoform X2, translated to MMKNWGLIGGIAAAMAAGVYVLWGPISDRKKRRKGMVPGLLNLGNTCFMNSLLQGLAACPSFIRWLEEFTAQSGGGQESPERDTQLSRTLLQLLKALSNHDPVEDDVLDAGCLLEALRLYRWHISSFEEQDAHELFHVLTSSLEEERDRRPRVTHLFDMQSLEGSLESSEKSITCRSRGPLHPIPSLWRTQHPFHGRLTSYMACKHCELQSPVRYDSFDSLSLSIPSPQWGRPVTLDHCLQHFISSETIKEVECENCTKVKKAGELVNGVLESQRTTFIKQLKLGKLPQCLCIHLQRLTWSNEGTPIKRQEHVQFTEYLSMDRYKHNSATYRPQLANGTAKATGTESSGEDKVTANGIDPEHCNNNKPLSNGTCPPLFLPTPTIGSQFNLTYDYSSSEYLFRLTAVLVHHGDMHSGHFVTYRRCPPPPRGASAFSSQWLWVSDDSVRKASLQEALSSSAYLLFYERVRTPGLCAGE
- the usp30 gene encoding ubiquitin carboxyl-terminal hydrolase 30 isoform X1; this encodes MPWCRLESSDKLVREFLRTGSTVRNKMMKNWGLIGGIAAAMAAGVYVLWGPISDRKKRRKGMVPGLLNLGNTCFMNSLLQGLAACPSFIRWLEEFTAQSGGGQESPERDTQLSRTLLQLLKALSNHDPVEDDVLDAGCLLEALRLYRWHISSFEEQDAHELFHVLTSSLEEERDRRPRVTHLFDMQSLEGSLESSEKSITCRSRGPLHPIPSLWRTQHPFHGRLTSYMACKHCELQSPVRYDSFDSLSLSIPSPQWGRPVTLDHCLQHFISSETIKEVECENCTKKKAGELVNGVLESQRTTFIKQLKLGKLPQCLCIHLQRLTWSNEGTPIKRQEHVQFTEYLSMDRYKHNSATYRPQLANGTAKATGTESSGEDKVTANGIDPEHCNNNKPLSNGTCPPLFLPTPTIGSQFNLTYDYSSSEYLFRLTAVLVHHGDMHSGHFVTYRRCPPPPRGASAFSSQWLWVSDDSVRKASLQEALSSSAYLLFYERVRTPGLCAGE